The segment CGGCTGACCGGCTATATGTTTCCCAACCCTGTGACCGTATACCATACATTCCAGCAATGAATTGCTGGCCAAGCGGTTAGCGCCATGTACGCCCGTTGAAGCTACTTCGCCGCAAGCGTAGAGGTTATGAACACTCGTTTGGCCATAATAATCTGTTTTTATTCCTCCTATCATATAATGAGCGACGGGTAGTATAGCGATGGGCTGTCGTGTAATATCCACACCCGTTTTTAAACAATTCTTATAAATCATGGGGAAAACTTTTTGAATTTGGTTTTTTTCAATTTGTCTGAAATCCAGATAAACCTGGTGCCCTTCCTCCAGTTGATTGGCAATTGCTCTGGCTACAATATCTCTGGGGGCCAGTTCTCCACGTTCATCATGCTCATATAAAAATCTTTCTTTCTTTTCATTTATAATAATGGCCCCTTCACCTCTTACAGATTCGGAAATAAGAAAAAACTTATTTGCCTTTTCATTAATCTGGATAGCTGTTGGATGAAATTGATAGAATTCCATGTCCCTTATGTCTGCTCCTGCCAAATATGCCGCAGCCAGACCGTCGCCAAAACTTCCGTTCCAGTTTGTTGTTTTTTGATATACTGCTCCTGCGCCTCCTGTAGCCAGGACTGTTTGTTGTGCTAAAACTCTAACTTTTCTACCTGTATTCAAATCAGTAAAAATTGCACCGGAACAGTTATTATCTTCAACCGACAAACTATCCAGAAACAGCATTTCTCTGTAATTAATTTTTCTATGCCGCACCTCTTTTAGCAAGCCGTTTTCAATAAAATAACCTGTTTTGTCAAAAGCATGCAATATGCGTCGTTCGCTATGTGCTCCTTCTTTCAGAAATTCAAACTCACCATTTTCTTTTTTGTTAAAGCATATACCGTAATCGATTAAATCCTTTACACGTTCAGGACCCTCATTAACCAGAATTTCAACCGCTTTTTCATCCGCCAGCATTAATCCTGTCCGCATTGTATCTCTAATATGTATTTTTACATTATCTGTATTACTTAAAACAACAGCAACACCGCCCTGGGCGTAATAAGTGTTACATTTTCTCAGCCTCGATTTGGTTACCAAAAGAACTTTTCTTTTGTCTGACAAAGTCAAAGCTGTCATTAAACCGGAAATTCCTGTGCCTATAACCAAAACATCTGTTTCAAGACCTAGCATTATATGTCCTTAATTTAACGTTTATGAAATATTGAACAATATGCTATCACGAATTTGTATTGTCTGCCAGATTGTATAGGATCAAGAAGTAAATATACTTGCTAGGCGCTCGTCGACTTTCGAATCCAATGTCTTTAATTTCCTAATAAATTAATTGTCTGAATATATTGTGAATTTTGACTGGCGGAGGGTGAGAGATTCGAACTCTCGCGGCAGAAAAATCTACCCTACAGGTTTAGCAAACCCGCCCCTTCGGCCACTTGGGTAACCCTCCTGTTAATTGGATGCGCGTTTCAGCAATTTATAATAATCAGTAATCTGCTTTTTTACAAGCTGTAATTTCTTTCTGTCGCCTTTTATTCCATCGATATTCAGGAAATCAAAAATTTCTTCAATGTTTATCTTTTTTAAGTTTGTTTTTATTTTTTTTAATTGAGTAATATGTTCATCAATACCGTTAACAAGATTGTCTTTGTTGAGTAAGGTAACCAGGAGTCCCCAGTATGGGTCTGAATGGGCTATTCTGGTCGTATCTCTGAAACCGGTGGAGGCAACCCGGTTCAGATCCTCTTCTTGCAGATATCTGTTGTATAATGAACAAGCCACCACATAGGGCAAGTGCGAAATTGTCGCTATCGTTCTATCATGCTCTTCAGCACTTAAAACCATATACCTGGCCTTCAATAGTCCGGTTAATTTTCTTAGTACAGGCTCAAACAACTTTTTATCTTTTATATTTATATAGGTGACGATAAAAGCCTTGTCTTCAAATAAATTTTTAACGTAATTGGCAATACCGGTTTTTTCAGAGCCCGCCATGGGATGAGCTCCTACAAACATAACTTTTTTAAGCTGCATGCTCTTTACCTGGTCAACAATAAACAGCTTAACGCTAGCCACATCGATAACCAGGGTTTTCTTGTTTAAAAAGGTATCTATCTTTTGAATATATTCCGGGATTATTTCAATGGGTAGGGCTATAATAATTAAATCCACGCTTTTGACTGCTGTTTTTAAATCTGTGCTACCTTCATCTATCAATTTATATTTATAGGCTTGGGCAATAGTTTCTTTTTTTCTGGCATAACCTTTTACATAAATGCCTTTGTTTCTTAGCTGCCAAGCTAAAGAACTTCCAATCAGGCCCATTCCAACTACTGTAATTTTCATGAGGTGATGGTTCGATGGTTCATAGAGGCAATAATTTTAATATCTTCCATAAGTTTTTCAAACTTATCGAAACGCAGCGACTGCGCTCCATCACTTAATGCTTTCTTAGGGTCTGGATGGACCTCAATGGTTATTCCGTCAGCCCCGGCTGCAAGAGCGGCTTTAGCCATGGGTGTTACAAGTTCCCAGCGACCTGTTCCATGGCTTGGGTCTACAACTATTGGCAGATGACTAAGTGTCTTTACTACCGGCACTGCACTGATATCCAGCGTGTTGCGTGTATAGTTTTCATATGTTTTAATTCCTCTTTCACAAAGGATGACATTGCGGTTGCCTTCTGAAAAAATATATTCTGCGGACATTAGCCATTCCTCAATCGTTGCAGATGGACCTCTTTTTAGCAAAACAGGTTTGCGCGTTTTCCCAACTTCTTTTAATAAATTAAAATTTTGCATATTCCTGGCGCCAATTTGCAGAATATCGGCATATTCGGCTACGAGCTTCACGTCTCTGGTATCCATAACCTCTGTAATTATCGGTAGTCCTGTTTTTTCTCTGGCCTCAGCCAGATACTCCAACCCTTTTTTACCAAGCCCCTGAAAACTGTAAGGCGAGGTCCTGGGTTTAAACGCTCCACCTCGCAAAATATTAGCTCCGGCTTTTTTTACAAATTTAGCAATCTCAATAATGCCTTCCCTGCTCTCTACCGCACATGGTCCGGCAATTACTGCAATTGGTGATTTGGAGCCGATTGTCACTTTTTTATTTATTTTTACCTGAGTATCATCAGGATAAATTTCTCTGGAAACCAGCTTATAGGGCTTCTGAACTGGAATGATTTCCATAACCCCATCCATCATCAATATTCTGTCTACCTGTACTTTTGTTTTATCGCCGATTGCTCCTATAACCGTGCGTTCAACGCCTTTGCTAATATGAACCCCAAAACCTTCCTGGTTTAAAACGTCTGTAATTTTATTTATATCGTTTTCTGTAGCCCCTTTTTTCATTACAATAATCATAAATCGTCACCTTTCATTTTAATCCAGGTCTTCCCTGAGGCTTTTGGCATCATGAAGATACACATGTTTAATTTTTTGTTTATCATCCTCAACATTGTAGTGAATTAGAATTCTTATACATTGCCTCATGCTGTTGGGAACATTTATTTCTCTGGCACACAAAAGCGGAACTTCTGTCCAGCCCAGCTGTCTTGCAGCTACCGCTGGAAATTCAGCGTTCAAATCATCACTCAGGGTAAAAAATACACTGGCAATCCGTTCCTTTTTTAAAGAATTTTTTTGTATCATTTCCAACAAAAGTTCTTTAGTTTTCATCAGTATTTCAGCTTTTGTATTGCTAAGCGCTGTCGTTGCGCCTCTTATTCCTCTTAAAATAAAAACCACCTCGCTATTTTGCTAAATTTAACAGTAACAGCATATCTTATATCCCGCCTGATGATCAACAAGATATTAATCAGAAACTGAATTCGATATTAATATTTGCCTGTTGGTCAAGGCTTGATGTAAGTGTAGAATCATTAACTTTATCTATATTCAGTCTATTTTCCAGATAACTCATGTTAATCTGCAATACCCAGACGCGAAAGGCTACACCAGCGGAATAACCGAAATATTGTTCCGACAAAGATGCTCCGGCCCTTAAACGTAATTTAGGTAATATCCAAAAATTTATTAGGTCCTTTTCCATTCCCAAATGATAACTCATTTCCTTGCTGGTACGGTTCAAATTGTGAATATCAAAAGCAAGGACCAGGTCCCCGTCCGAATAGGAAAGTCCTGCCCTCAAGTTTTGCAAGGCCCAATCCTCGTTGGCTATCAGGTTCTGCGAGACATTACCTTTAATGGGCTGCAGGTTAATGTTGCTGGCAATAAAATTTTCCATGGCCAGCCCCAGGCGAACATTGTTCCACTCAGTCATGATTCCGATGTTCCCGGCAAATCCTACTCCATTCATTATGCTTGCACTGTTTTGATCGGAAAAAATTGTATTTTCAAAATCAATTGCGTTTTGAATATTATTCGAATTGATCTGAGCATAAGTCATGTTGTTGTACATTCTGGATAACAATTCACCTCTGCCGGATAAACCCAAAGCAAAAGGGCCCATTTCAAAACTTTTTCCATAAATTGCCATAAAATGTGTGTCTTTATTGGCTTTAACTCCTGTTGTCTGAAAAATATACTGCATATCTTCTACTGCGTATAGTGACAAACCATTGTCCGGAGAAAACAGGCTGAAGTTTAATGCCCTTTTCGCATAAGCTTTTTTCTCCAGCCCTGTATTAAATTGGATCATTTGAGGTCCCGTGCTCTTGTTGTTTTGTATATACTGCATCGCGTTAAAGTAGCCCAGATTAAAGAAAAAATCCAGCGAGGCGTTCATGTGTTGCTTGGTGGGTTCTTCCAGTAGTTTCATTACATCCGTTTCGGAATTATAAATTTCAGTATCAATAAAATGAAGCCCGGCCGGGTTATAAAACAATGCTCCTTCATCATTAGCCAAACCAACAAAGGCATTGCTCATTCCCCTTGCCCTGGTTGTGTTTATATCCGGTTCGGAAATAAAGCTTAAAGTAATAACCTGAAACAAAATAATAAGCAGACCCAAAAAGTATCTATGCATAATTACCTCCGCTAAATTATATGTACTAAAACAATTAACTGAAAATATAATCTTAGAATACTGTTTTTGTTACTAAAAATCAAATCGCTGGGGAAGGGTAATACTCAAGCATCAGGTCATCGCCATACCGTTTTGTTTCGCTAAGACTTAATTGCTGCATATCATTTATGCTTTTTTCTCTTGATCCGTTGAAAATAGAGAGAGCGTTATTATCTCCCATTATTCTGGGCGCTACAAAAATCACGAACTTGTCCACCATTTGCTGGTTCATTAAGGAGAATGACAACTGACTCCCACCCTCGACAATAATTGATGTAATATTTAGTTTCCCTAGTTCCAGCATGATTTCATCAAAATTAAAACTTTGATTTTTTGCTTCAAAATATAAAACCGTTATATTGTTATATGAATCTTGTAATTTTTCAAATTTTCTTTCGTACATTTTTTGTGTTATAAAAACAATGTGATCCTGCATGTCATATATTTTAGCCTTTTGCGGAGCCTGACCTTTTTGATCAACTACAATCTTGGTTAATGATTTCGTTTTATTTTTTAACCTTACGTTGAGGGAAGGATCATCTTTTAAAATCGTACCGACACCTGTCATAATGGCATCATTACTATACCTCAGTTTCTGAACAACATTTCTGGATAAATCATTGGTTATCCATTTGCTGTTTCCATACCTGTCTGCAATTCGGCCATCAAGAGTTTGTGCCATTTTTAAAGTTATAAAAGGTTTTCTCCACACAATATATTTCCGGAATATTTCATTCAATTTCTGAGCTTCCTGTTCCAGGACCCCATGTAAAACTTCGATCCCGGCCTGTCTCAGAAGTGCAGGGGCAGAACAGTTCTTCACCAAAGGATTAGGGTCGCTCATAGCATATACAACCCGTTTTATGCCTGCTTCGATAATAAGTTTGGTACAGGGTGGGTTGTTGCCCCAATGGCAGCAGGGTTCCAGATTCACATATATGGTTGCACCTTTTGCCTTTTTTCCGGCTTTCCTAAGAGCCTCAGCTTCAGCATGCGGTTTTTTAAAACCTTTATGATAGCCGCTTGCCAGTAATTTATGATCTTTCACGATAACAGCGCCGACCAACGGATTTGGGGACACGATGCCAATACCCTTTTTTGCCAGGGACAAGGCCTTTTTCATGTATTTAATGTCTTCTTTGGGTAAAAAACTCATCAAACTTTTTTTAAATTCCTGATAGTTTGCCTGATGTCTTTACTGTTAAAAACAGTTGAACCGGCAACCAGCACATTAGCCCCAGCTCTGGTCAGCTGCTTGACATTTTCTTCAGTAATACCGCCATCAACTTCTATATCAATAT is part of the Candidatus Margulisiibacteriota bacterium genome and harbors:
- the nadB gene encoding L-aspartate oxidase; protein product: MLGLETDVLVIGTGISGLMTALTLSDKRKVLLVTKSRLRKCNTYYAQGGVAVVLSNTDNVKIHIRDTMRTGLMLADEKAVEILVNEGPERVKDLIDYGICFNKKENGEFEFLKEGAHSERRILHAFDKTGYFIENGLLKEVRHRKINYREMLFLDSLSVEDNNCSGAIFTDLNTGRKVRVLAQQTVLATGGAGAVYQKTTNWNGSFGDGLAAAYLAGADIRDMEFYQFHPTAIQINEKANKFFLISESVRGEGAIIINEKKERFLYEHDERGELAPRDIVARAIANQLEEGHQVYLDFRQIEKNQIQKVFPMIYKNCLKTGVDITRQPIAILPVAHYMIGGIKTDYYGQTSVHNLYACGEVASTGVHGANRLASNSLLECMVYGHRVGKHIAGQPRVKIKNSKKLKEKACKPTSGRLLFTLKADNRALMYNNVGIKRDEQKLKGAEVQLKQVLEKMKTTDCQNVQQKQLLYQLICSYLIVKSALSRKESRGAHFRSDYPKTDNSLDQKHTELNIRSTPIC
- a CDS encoding prephenate dehydrogenase/arogenate dehydrogenase family protein encodes the protein MKITVVGMGLIGSSLAWQLRNKGIYVKGYARKKETIAQAYKYKLIDEGSTDLKTAVKSVDLIIIALPIEIIPEYIQKIDTFLNKKTLVIDVASVKLFIVDQVKSMQLKKVMFVGAHPMAGSEKTGIANYVKNLFEDKAFIVTYINIKDKKLFEPVLRKLTGLLKARYMVLSAEEHDRTIATISHLPYVVACSLYNRYLQEEDLNRVASTGFRDTTRIAHSDPYWGLLVTLLNKDNLVNGIDEHITQLKKIKTNLKKINIEEIFDFLNIDGIKGDRKKLQLVKKQITDYYKLLKRASN
- the aroF gene encoding 3-deoxy-7-phosphoheptulonate synthase — its product is MIIVMKKGATENDINKITDVLNQEGFGVHISKGVERTVIGAIGDKTKVQVDRILMMDGVMEIIPVQKPYKLVSREIYPDDTQVKINKKVTIGSKSPIAVIAGPCAVESREGIIEIAKFVKKAGANILRGGAFKPRTSPYSFQGLGKKGLEYLAEAREKTGLPIITEVMDTRDVKLVAEYADILQIGARNMQNFNLLKEVGKTRKPVLLKRGPSATIEEWLMSAEYIFSEGNRNVILCERGIKTYENYTRNTLDISAVPVVKTLSHLPIVVDPSHGTGRWELVTPMAKAALAAGADGITIEVHPDPKKALSDGAQSLRFDKFEKLMEDIKIIASMNHRTITS
- the aroH gene encoding chorismate mutase, which produces MLRGIRGATTALSNTKAEILMKTKELLLEMIQKNSLKKERIASVFFTLSDDLNAEFPAVAARQLGWTEVPLLCAREINVPNSMRQCIRILIHYNVEDDKQKIKHVYLHDAKSLREDLD
- the ribD gene encoding bifunctional diaminohydroxyphosphoribosylaminopyrimidine deaminase/5-amino-6-(5-phosphoribosylamino)uracil reductase RibD, with the protein product MSFLPKEDIKYMKKALSLAKKGIGIVSPNPLVGAVIVKDHKLLASGYHKGFKKPHAEAEALRKAGKKAKGATIYVNLEPCCHWGNNPPCTKLIIEAGIKRVVYAMSDPNPLVKNCSAPALLRQAGIEVLHGVLEQEAQKLNEIFRKYIVWRKPFITLKMAQTLDGRIADRYGNSKWITNDLSRNVVQKLRYSNDAIMTGVGTILKDDPSLNVRLKNKTKSLTKIVVDQKGQAPQKAKIYDMQDHIVFITQKMYERKFEKLQDSYNNITVLYFEAKNQSFNFDEIMLELGKLNITSIIVEGGSQLSFSLMNQQMVDKFVIFVAPRIMGDNNALSIFNGSREKSINDMQQLSLSETKRYGDDLMLEYYPSPAI